In the genome of Rhodoplanes sp. Z2-YC6860, one region contains:
- a CDS encoding chemotaxis protein CheB, which yields MTNRDILAIGTSAGGVEALTFLARHMPADFPAAILVTIHLPSNSQSVLDEILTRCGPLPASFVKNGDRLRKGHFHLAPPDRHLLVEGEAMLLGSGPRESNSRPAIDPMLRSAALCCAPRTVGVVLTGTMSDGASGLWALHQSGGVSVVQDPRDAAFSDMPANALNRLKPDHVVTLAAMPKLLASLAGQRAGEIMPVPGNIKFEVEIAKGRSSSIPEMDLLGHRSPLACPDCHGVMWEIEEGELVRYRCHVGHTYTAEMMALALDENLRRGLGSASRALEERRALARKLEEQATRNDRSMLAASWSQRAKEFEQELKVIRDAIRRLDDIVTREAIRTAAE from the coding sequence ATGACCAATCGGGATATTCTGGCGATCGGCACGTCAGCGGGCGGCGTCGAGGCGCTGACGTTCCTGGCCCGGCATATGCCAGCCGATTTTCCCGCGGCCATTCTTGTCACAATCCACCTGCCCAGCAATTCACAATCGGTTCTCGACGAGATACTGACGCGCTGCGGTCCGCTGCCGGCGAGCTTCGTCAAGAACGGTGACCGGCTGCGAAAGGGGCACTTCCATCTTGCGCCGCCGGATCGCCACCTTCTGGTCGAGGGCGAAGCGATGCTGCTGGGAAGCGGCCCGCGCGAAAGCAACTCAAGGCCGGCGATCGATCCGATGCTGCGCTCGGCTGCGTTATGTTGCGCACCCCGCACTGTCGGCGTCGTGCTGACGGGGACCATGAGCGATGGCGCCTCGGGACTTTGGGCCTTGCACCAAAGCGGCGGCGTATCCGTGGTCCAGGACCCCCGCGACGCGGCCTTTTCAGACATGCCGGCGAATGCGTTGAACCGACTCAAGCCGGATCACGTTGTCACGTTGGCGGCAATGCCGAAGCTCCTTGCGTCGCTTGCCGGGCAACGTGCCGGTGAGATCATGCCCGTTCCGGGAAACATCAAATTTGAAGTCGAAATCGCCAAAGGCCGCTCCTCGTCAATTCCCGAGATGGACCTGCTTGGCCATCGTTCGCCTTTGGCGTGTCCCGATTGCCACGGTGTCATGTGGGAAATCGAAGAAGGCGAGCTTGTCCGCTACCGCTGCCATGTCGGCCACACCTACACGGCTGAGATGATGGCGCTGGCGCTCGACGAGAATCTGCGCCGCGGGCTCGGCAGTGCGTCGCGTGCGCTCGAAGAGCGCCGGGCGCTCGCGCGCAAACTCGAGGAGCAGGCCACACGGAATGACCGATCGATGCTCGCGGCTTCCTGGTCGCAGCGGGCGAAGGAGTTCGAGCAGGAACTCAAGGTGATCCGCGACGCCATCCGTCGGCTCGACGACATAGTGACCCGGGAAGCCATACGGACCGCAGCGGAATAG
- a CDS encoding DUF6894 family protein: MQLYYFILKTGKQTVPDSEGQELLDEPAARQHAVAVARQLMQNREAGTRNWRIQVCDDYLKPLFEVFFAEIDETLDRFPPHVSASVEYVARAAAKLNDAIGAMQATLRDVRQTLLQADQILSAIPGARV; this comes from the coding sequence ATGCAGCTTTATTATTTCATTCTCAAAACCGGCAAGCAGACGGTCCCGGATTCAGAAGGACAGGAACTGCTCGACGAGCCGGCGGCCCGGCAACACGCCGTGGCCGTTGCGCGGCAGCTCATGCAAAACCGCGAGGCCGGCACGAGGAACTGGCGTATCCAGGTTTGCGACGACTATCTCAAGCCGCTGTTCGAGGTGTTCTTCGCAGAAATCGATGAAACCCTCGACCGCTTCCCGCCGCACGTGTCGGCATCGGTCGAATACGTGGCGCGCGCCGCCGCGAAGCTCAACGATGCCATCGGCGCGATGCAGGCGACGCTCCGAGACGTGCGGCAGACCTTGCTCCAGGCCGATCAAATCCTGTCCGCTATCCCCGGCGCGCGGGTCTGA
- a CDS encoding Crp/Fnr family transcriptional regulator, which produces MPDQNLLLRELSPLVLEKLRPRLRIQNFAAGQVLFSAGDKTSNIYFMRSGAVSLVCELASGQMIETAMVGYDSVVGGGAALDDRDAMYKAIVQIGGTGFALDVDTARHVARDHEEFRKAIIRHEQLILAQAQQSAACNAGHTLNERLARWLLHTRDVLGADNFMLTQEFMAEMLGVRRTSVSIVAHTLQEAGLISYRRGHIKIEKPEQLQHAACECYATIRMRYEKALKSSASSTTVTERDEAARPMYARE; this is translated from the coding sequence ATGCCCGACCAGAATCTGCTGTTGCGTGAGCTTTCACCTTTGGTGCTGGAAAAACTGAGGCCGCGCCTCCGTATCCAGAATTTCGCTGCCGGCCAGGTGCTGTTTTCCGCCGGTGACAAGACCAGCAACATCTACTTCATGCGCTCAGGCGCAGTTTCACTGGTCTGCGAGCTCGCCAGCGGCCAGATGATCGAAACCGCGATGGTCGGTTATGACAGCGTGGTCGGCGGCGGGGCCGCCCTCGACGACCGTGACGCCATGTACAAGGCCATCGTCCAGATCGGCGGCACGGGCTTCGCGCTCGACGTCGACACCGCGCGTCACGTCGCGCGAGACCACGAGGAGTTTCGCAAGGCGATCATCCGCCACGAGCAGCTCATCCTGGCGCAGGCACAGCAGTCCGCAGCCTGCAACGCCGGCCATACGCTCAACGAGCGTCTGGCACGATGGCTCCTTCACACCCGCGACGTGCTCGGCGCCGACAACTTCATGCTGACCCAGGAGTTCATGGCCGAGATGCTGGGCGTTCGACGCACCAGCGTGTCGATCGTCGCGCATACGCTGCAGGAGGCTGGCCTGATCAGCTATCGCCGCGGCCACATCAAGATCGAAAAGCCCGAGCAACTGCAGCACGCGGCTTGCGAGTGCTACGCCACGATCCGGATGCGTTACGAGAAGGCGCTGAAGTCATCGGCGTCGAGCACAACTGTTACCGAACGCGACGAGGCTGCGCGCCCCATGTACGCGAGGGAATAG
- a CDS encoding DUF2778 domain-containing protein, protein MALVVASSSRGRSSAPRKPASSSRSKHHVSPWRLLLKAITGGLWIVGAGAFSVMLVLLGTGWLLAMSTSARSAIQPVAAFSIPPNGEDWLAPATTTVAEKMEGAKKPTASAVVEDRFVFGTALPVKTVRVASIAPGLPEIKAEKPAAAAAVTGSIGPTSAKVAAADVALPLRRPEAPPQAPLPRAKPKPAEPKLASLGPPPGLAKPAEEPHPPRTAVYDITAQLVYLPNGERLEAHSGLGEHMDDPSSSRIRMRGVTPPNTYTLKLRESLFHGVQALRLTPVDESKMFGRDGILAHTYMLGPKGASNGCVSFRDYPRFLRAYLRGEIERIVVVPRLGRPPTFASQANTKA, encoded by the coding sequence ATGGCGTTGGTGGTTGCGTCGTCGTCTCGCGGCAGGAGTTCTGCGCCTCGCAAACCTGCGTCCAGTTCCCGCTCCAAACACCACGTCAGCCCTTGGCGCCTGCTGCTGAAGGCGATCACCGGCGGCCTTTGGATCGTCGGCGCCGGCGCATTCTCCGTGATGCTGGTGCTGCTTGGCACCGGCTGGCTGCTCGCGATGTCCACATCGGCACGCTCGGCCATTCAGCCAGTCGCTGCGTTTTCGATTCCACCCAACGGCGAGGATTGGCTGGCTCCGGCGACGACGACGGTCGCTGAAAAAATGGAAGGCGCCAAAAAGCCGACCGCCTCCGCTGTGGTCGAGGATCGCTTCGTGTTCGGCACGGCGCTGCCGGTCAAGACCGTGCGTGTGGCCTCGATCGCCCCCGGTCTGCCTGAGATCAAAGCCGAGAAGCCTGCGGCGGCGGCCGCGGTCACCGGCTCGATCGGTCCGACGTCGGCCAAGGTCGCTGCGGCTGATGTCGCGCTGCCGCTGCGTCGTCCCGAAGCGCCGCCCCAAGCTCCATTGCCGCGTGCCAAGCCGAAGCCCGCCGAACCGAAGCTCGCCTCGCTCGGCCCGCCTCCGGGGCTGGCCAAGCCCGCCGAAGAGCCGCACCCGCCGCGCACCGCCGTCTACGACATCACCGCGCAGCTCGTGTACCTGCCGAATGGCGAACGCCTCGAGGCGCATTCAGGGCTGGGCGAGCACATGGATGACCCGAGCAGCTCGAGAATTCGGATGCGCGGCGTCACACCGCCCAACACCTACACGCTGAAGCTCCGTGAATCGCTGTTTCACGGCGTGCAGGCGTTGCGCCTGACGCCGGTCGACGAGAGCAAGATGTTCGGCCGCGATGGCATCCTCGCTCACACCTATATGCTTGGCCCCAAAGGCGCTTCGAACGGCTGCGTGTCGTTCAGGGACTATCCGCGCTTCCTGCGCGCCTATCTGCGCGGCGAGATCGAGCGCATCGTGGTGGTGCCGCGGCTCGGCCGCCCGCCGACCTTCGCGTCGCAGGCCAACACCAAGGCTTGA
- a CDS encoding Bug family tripartite tricarboxylate transporter substrate binding protein encodes MKRRTGLATLAVAAWLVWSFACVFGPSAKAQTYPSKNVTIVVSLAAGTGMDAVARIYADKLSHALGKPVLVENKPGAATSLAANAVATSPADGHTLVVLTAIALSINPTLYKQLPYHPDDFIPISLYAKSPFILVVNPSLPAKTVPEFIALAKASNPPLSYASIGAGSLQHMSMEYAKQRFGFEATHVPYRSTSQLATDLVARHVAASFNEAGLSIPLVKEGKLRALAVTASQRLPLLPDTPPFAEAAGVADYEGVSWHMLLVPAKTPRPIAERLHDEMERIVADPEVHDKIASIGLIPNPPMSIEEMQVYIKSERVKWGGMVKQLGLEGSQ; translated from the coding sequence GTGAAACGTCGGACGGGGCTTGCCACCCTTGCGGTGGCGGCGTGGCTTGTTTGGTCGTTTGCTTGCGTTTTTGGTCCATCCGCGAAGGCGCAAACCTATCCGTCCAAGAACGTCACCATCGTGGTGTCTCTCGCTGCCGGCACCGGCATGGATGCCGTGGCCCGCATCTATGCGGACAAGCTGTCGCACGCGCTCGGCAAACCGGTTCTGGTCGAGAACAAGCCGGGAGCCGCGACCTCGCTTGCCGCCAACGCCGTTGCAACCTCACCCGCGGACGGTCACACGCTGGTGGTGCTGACCGCCATCGCGCTCTCGATCAATCCCACGCTCTACAAGCAGCTGCCCTACCATCCAGACGATTTCATTCCGATCTCGCTTTATGCGAAGTCGCCGTTCATCCTGGTGGTCAATCCGTCACTGCCGGCCAAAACCGTTCCGGAGTTCATCGCGCTTGCCAAGGCGAGCAATCCGCCACTGAGCTACGCCTCGATCGGCGCGGGCTCGCTGCAGCATATGTCGATGGAGTACGCCAAGCAGCGCTTCGGCTTCGAGGCCACGCACGTGCCGTATCGCTCGACCTCGCAGCTCGCGACCGATCTGGTCGCGCGCCATGTGGCTGCAAGCTTCAATGAAGCGGGGCTCTCAATCCCGCTGGTCAAGGAAGGCAAGCTCCGCGCGCTCGCGGTGACGGCATCGCAGCGGCTGCCGCTCCTGCCCGACACGCCGCCGTTCGCCGAAGCCGCAGGCGTGGCGGACTACGAAGGCGTGTCATGGCACATGCTGCTCGTGCCCGCGAAAACGCCGCGACCGATCGCCGAGCGGCTGCATGACGAGATGGAGCGCATCGTGGCCGATCCCGAGGTCCACGATAAAATCGCCAGCATCGGGCTCATCCCCAATCCGCCGATGTCCATCGAAGAGATGCAGGTTTACATCAAGTCCGAGCGGGTGAAATGGGGCGGCATGGTGAAGCAACTCGGGCTTGAAGGCTCGCAGTAG
- a CDS encoding RidA family protein, with translation MTSTAATKAILPADIPNTPYRWARGVRAGRWLFATGQCGTDYVHGMAPEVLQAGHPFDGPSKEHREARRIFANIDEVLKAGGSSAGDVVRIDQYYTAARVVDAYHQTRRQFFNGRIPPSTSNLHRRFARAQQSMEVQVMAAVPEPGFAVTHEAKAGTYKIHASSGYSPALSVGDFRFVPGQTAEARDEAELPIDPEARRPHGLWKSTAILLETDFIVQKKLKPTLEAVNAGLDTVVKAQVYLRDQEDLPGFRQAWAKHFPVQPATTIIATETPGFIQSELRIEINTIALARDGATKKQVIAPVPPLFSGATTAIRAGDLLLISGLMAVRDGALVAGAKVDPTQPFYAVPAKAELKEILRQADAICAAAGTSLKNAVRIQQFHSDLADLPATLEAWSEALDGGPLPLSPIEVPWLPVPGARLEVDLWVYCPN, from the coding sequence ATGACATCCACCGCCGCGACCAAGGCCATTCTGCCGGCCGACATTCCGAACACGCCGTATCGATGGGCGCGCGGCGTGCGGGCAGGGCGCTGGCTGTTCGCGACTGGCCAATGCGGCACGGATTACGTGCACGGCATGGCGCCCGAGGTGCTGCAGGCGGGCCATCCGTTCGACGGCCCGTCGAAGGAGCATCGCGAAGCGCGGCGCATTTTTGCGAACATCGACGAGGTGCTGAAAGCCGGCGGATCGAGCGCGGGCGACGTGGTGCGTATCGATCAGTACTACACCGCGGCGCGCGTGGTGGATGCCTATCACCAGACCCGGCGGCAGTTCTTCAACGGCCGCATTCCGCCATCAACCTCGAACCTGCACCGCCGCTTTGCCCGCGCGCAGCAGTCGATGGAGGTGCAGGTGATGGCCGCGGTGCCGGAGCCGGGCTTCGCGGTGACGCACGAAGCCAAGGCCGGCACCTACAAGATCCACGCGAGCTCGGGCTACAGCCCGGCGCTGAGCGTCGGCGACTTCCGCTTTGTGCCGGGCCAGACCGCGGAAGCGCGCGACGAAGCGGAACTGCCGATCGATCCCGAGGCGCGGCGGCCGCACGGGCTTTGGAAGAGCACGGCGATCCTGCTCGAGACCGACTTCATCGTGCAGAAGAAGCTCAAGCCCACGCTCGAAGCGGTGAATGCCGGCCTCGACACCGTGGTAAAGGCCCAGGTGTATCTGCGCGACCAGGAGGACCTTCCGGGATTCCGCCAGGCCTGGGCGAAACACTTTCCCGTCCAGCCCGCGACCACGATCATCGCGACCGAGACGCCGGGCTTCATTCAGTCGGAGCTGCGCATCGAGATCAACACCATCGCGCTGGCCCGCGACGGTGCGACGAAAAAGCAGGTGATCGCGCCGGTGCCGCCGCTGTTTTCGGGCGCGACGACGGCGATCCGCGCCGGGGACCTGCTGCTGATCTCGGGGCTGATGGCGGTGCGCGACGGCGCGCTGGTCGCCGGCGCCAAGGTCGACCCGACCCAGCCGTTCTACGCCGTTCCGGCGAAGGCGGAGCTCAAGGAAATCCTGCGGCAGGCCGACGCGATCTGCGCCGCGGCCGGGACGAGCCTCAAGAACGCGGTACGGATCCAGCAATTCCATTCCGACCTCGCCGATCTCCCGGCAACGCTCGAAGCATGGTCCGAGGCGCTGGATGGAGGGCCGTTGCCGCTGTCGCCGATCGAGGTGCCGTGGCTGCCGGTCCCCGGCGCGCGGCTCGAGGTCGATCTGTGGGTGTATTGCCCGAATTGA
- a CDS encoding Bug family tripartite tricarboxylate transporter substrate binding protein, whose product MISRRMLALGAACLFLGASIPSSQAQQWPSRPVKVVVPYGVGGVTDIMARLTADRLSKMLGQTFVIENKLGAGGAIGVDYAMHSPQDGSTILFIGSTLFTVLPLAQKVNFEPLKDLIPVSITGTNGMVMVVGKDAPYSTLREFIDYARANPGKITYSSGGPATNNHLSTAYLAGKENLDMVHVPFGGGQAALTAVLSKSVDMHFGNSSDLIEPVKAGTVKALAVSTAKRMPQLPDVPTVAETVPGYEYLAWNGYAVTGGVPAEVSQKLAEALRVIAKDPEVIKTFGNLGIESTGTSQEEAIASIRKDMPIYAQMVDMAGVRKK is encoded by the coding sequence ATGATCTCCCGACGAATGCTGGCGCTCGGCGCCGCGTGTCTGTTTCTCGGCGCTTCCATCCCTTCGAGCCAGGCGCAGCAATGGCCGAGCCGCCCGGTCAAGGTCGTGGTGCCCTACGGCGTCGGCGGCGTGACCGACATCATGGCGCGGCTCACCGCGGACCGGCTGAGCAAGATGCTCGGCCAGACGTTCGTCATTGAAAACAAGCTCGGCGCCGGTGGCGCGATCGGCGTCGACTATGCGATGCATTCGCCGCAGGACGGCAGCACGATCCTGTTCATCGGCAGCACGCTGTTCACCGTGCTGCCGCTCGCGCAGAAGGTGAATTTCGAGCCGCTCAAAGACCTCATCCCGGTGAGCATCACCGGCACCAACGGCATGGTGATGGTGGTCGGCAAAGACGCGCCGTACTCGACCTTGCGCGAGTTCATCGATTACGCCCGCGCCAATCCCGGCAAGATCACCTATTCGAGCGGCGGACCGGCCACCAACAATCATCTGTCGACGGCCTATCTCGCCGGCAAGGAAAACCTCGACATGGTCCATGTGCCGTTCGGCGGAGGTCAGGCCGCGCTCACGGCCGTGCTGTCGAAATCGGTCGACATGCATTTCGGCAATTCATCGGACCTGATCGAACCCGTGAAGGCCGGCACCGTGAAGGCGCTCGCGGTGTCGACGGCGAAGCGCATGCCGCAACTGCCGGACGTGCCGACCGTGGCCGAGACCGTGCCGGGCTACGAATATCTCGCCTGGAACGGCTACGCGGTGACCGGCGGCGTGCCGGCCGAGGTGTCGCAAAAGCTCGCCGAGGCGCTGCGCGTGATCGCCAAGGATCCGGAGGTCATCAAGACGTTCGGCAATCTCGGCATCGAGTCGACGGGGACCTCGCAGGAGGAAGCGATCGCCAGCATCCGCAAGGACATGCCGATCTACGCGCAGATGGTCGACATGGCCGGCGTGCGCAAGAAATAG
- a CDS encoding Flp family type IVb pilin: MRMLEATKRFLGDQSASAAIEYGLIAAGIAVAIISVLSGTQERLITTFSKVRESLSSP, from the coding sequence ATGCGTATGTTGGAGGCGACCAAGCGGTTTCTTGGGGATCAATCCGCGTCGGCGGCAATCGAGTATGGGCTGATTGCGGCCGGCATTGCGGTGGCCATCATCAGCGTTCTGAGTGGAACGCAGGAGAGGCTGATCACGACCTTCAGCAAGGTGCGGGAGAGCCTGAGTAGCCCTTGA
- a CDS encoding ABC transporter substrate-binding protein: protein MQTTRRLLLASIAALSLGARPAFAADVENANIRLSVGGKTLVAYLPLTIAERRGYFTKEGLNVEISDFQGGNKALEALVGGSSDIGCGAYEHTLYMAAKGLSIKAIALQANSFGLVVGIQKDKASSYQTLKDLKGMKIGVTGPGSASAVGLAMLLAKAGMTTDDVAIIGVGGGAAAVAAVKTGKLDAIANFDPAISLLQRDGAMRTILDTRHAKDLDYLYGGPFAASAFYASARFIERNPKTVQAFANAISAALAWLATASTDEIVAAVPPEYYAGDRDLYRAMIENNRERVSPDGRISVEAATLTYRNLAAFEDTIKNAKIDIAKTYDNSFVERAAAQRAK from the coding sequence ATGCAAACCACGCGCCGTCTTCTGCTGGCGTCGATCGCCGCGTTGTCGCTTGGCGCGAGGCCTGCGTTCGCGGCCGATGTCGAGAATGCCAATATCCGGCTCTCGGTCGGCGGCAAGACACTCGTCGCTTACCTGCCGCTCACCATCGCGGAGCGCCGCGGCTATTTCACCAAGGAAGGCCTCAACGTCGAGATCAGCGACTTCCAGGGCGGCAACAAGGCGCTGGAAGCTCTGGTCGGGGGCAGCTCCGATATCGGCTGTGGCGCCTACGAGCACACGCTCTACATGGCGGCGAAAGGACTTTCGATCAAAGCCATCGCGCTGCAGGCCAATTCCTTCGGCCTCGTGGTCGGCATTCAGAAGGACAAGGCGTCGTCCTACCAGACGCTCAAAGACCTGAAGGGCATGAAGATCGGCGTCACCGGTCCGGGCTCGGCCAGCGCCGTGGGGCTCGCGATGCTCCTCGCCAAGGCCGGCATGACCACGGACGATGTCGCCATCATTGGCGTCGGCGGCGGAGCGGCCGCCGTCGCCGCGGTGAAGACCGGCAAGCTCGACGCCATCGCCAACTTCGATCCGGCCATTTCGCTGCTACAGCGCGACGGGGCGATGCGGACCATCCTCGATACGAGGCACGCCAAGGACCTCGACTATCTCTACGGCGGGCCGTTTGCCGCATCGGCCTTCTATGCCAGTGCACGTTTCATCGAGCGCAACCCGAAAACCGTGCAGGCCTTCGCCAACGCCATCAGCGCGGCGCTCGCCTGGCTCGCTACCGCATCGACCGACGAGATCGTGGCTGCGGTGCCGCCGGAATATTACGCCGGCGATCGCGATCTCTATCGCGCCATGATCGAGAACAACCGCGAACGGGTCTCGCCGGACGGCCGCATCAGCGTAGAAGCCGCCACCCTCACCTATCGCAACCTTGCGGCGTTCGAAGACACGATCAAGAACGCCAAGATCGACATCGCGAAAACCTACGACAACTCCTTCGTCGAGCGCGCGGCAGCGCAGCGCGCAAAGTGA
- a CDS encoding Bug family tripartite tricarboxylate transporter substrate binding protein, with protein MNKARALLPILWLACGVCTAAAQTDFPSRPIRMIVPFPPGGGIDTTARITAQKLSEVIGQQIVVENQGGGGGVIATGAVVNAAPDGYTLLYHSTTGIVHAAVTPKLPYDWLKDLAPVSITTRFAPVMVVSPTLPVTNLKEFIALLKANPGKFSYASSGTGTAVHLAEELFRQKAGVDMVHVPYRGTIAAMPDLIAGRVAMMIDGVPVQTKNIQAGTVKALAVTTDARSPALPDLPTMKESGLDYVVPYWTAVYAPSKTPQPVIDRLAAAFKKTMQSDEVTKKLAESGTEAVGSTPAELDALTRQQFTLYRGIVESNPKLVEGE; from the coding sequence ATGAACAAGGCTCGCGCCTTGCTGCCGATACTATGGCTCGCGTGTGGCGTCTGCACCGCCGCGGCACAGACCGACTTCCCATCGCGGCCCATCCGCATGATCGTGCCATTCCCGCCCGGCGGCGGCATCGACACTACGGCACGCATCACGGCGCAAAAGCTCTCCGAGGTGATCGGCCAGCAGATCGTGGTCGAGAACCAGGGCGGGGGCGGCGGCGTGATCGCGACCGGCGCCGTGGTGAACGCCGCGCCCGACGGCTACACGCTGCTTTATCACTCGACGACCGGCATTGTGCACGCCGCAGTGACGCCGAAGCTACCCTACGACTGGCTCAAGGATCTGGCGCCGGTCTCCATTACCACGCGCTTCGCGCCGGTGATGGTCGTCTCGCCGACGCTGCCGGTGACGAACCTCAAGGAGTTCATCGCGCTGCTCAAGGCCAATCCCGGCAAGTTCAGCTACGCGTCCTCGGGCACCGGCACCGCCGTGCATCTCGCGGAAGAGCTGTTCCGGCAAAAAGCCGGTGTCGACATGGTGCACGTGCCGTACCGCGGCACGATCGCCGCGATGCCGGACCTGATCGCCGGACGGGTCGCCATGATGATCGACGGCGTCCCGGTGCAGACCAAGAACATCCAGGCCGGCACCGTGAAGGCGCTGGCCGTGACCACCGATGCGCGCTCACCGGCCTTGCCCGACCTGCCGACCATGAAAGAGTCCGGGCTCGACTACGTCGTGCCGTACTGGACCGCGGTCTATGCGCCGTCAAAGACGCCGCAGCCGGTGATCGACAGGCTTGCGGCGGCATTCAAGAAAACGATGCAGAGCGACGAGGTGACGAAAAAGCTCGCGGAGTCCGGCACCGAGGCGGTCGGCTCGACGCCCGCCGAGCTCGACGCGCTGACGCGCCAGCAGTTCACGCTCTACCGCGGCATCGTCGAGAGCAATCCCAAGCTTGTCGAAGGGGAATAG